ctctatatataaaatcatctactatataagtgaAAACCTACAAAAGGATAAATTATGTATTTAATATAAGACTTTActaaattgaataaataaataaataattatttcataaagGATATAACGAATGGTTAATAATATATCCTGACAAAGGAGATTATTGAATTTAAACAAATTGCCATATGATTTAAAATTTTAGATTAATTATGACCTCAGGACTACTCTATTGTACCATAGATACCAAATAGGTGCATAATGTAATGAACATTGTGCTATTGGCTAAAGGGGTATGGTGTGCTTTCTAAAACTAGTGTTCACACTGGAACAATTACAAGAACTTTATAAGTTGATTTGTGTTCTGACCAAATAACCCATATCACTGAACTTATTCCTAACCCCAAATTATTATAAGTACTCAAGGTTTTTTGCAATTTTTATCAAATCAGTCCAAAACTCATACCAATTCACCCCACTCGAGGAACGGCAAAAAATATTTCGAGCCAAAATTCAAAATCAGAATACGGTAAGGCAAAACTTCCGCTGAGAAGAGAAAACAAATACTTATATTTGCAATAAATCATACCTTTGGAAATTCACTGACATCTACCAGTGGACGTGCCGGAGTGGTTATCGGGCATGACTAGAAATCATGTGGGCTCTGCCCGCGCAGGTTCGAATCCTGCCGTCCACGGTTTTGTTTTCCAAATTTCCTCTCTTCCTTTTTCAgtttgaattttgaaatttccagATTGTGTGGATGGTTAGTTAGCAAAAGTACCTATGGGACCATTCATATTTCCACTTTTAGAGTGCATAAATTGGAGAGGAAAAAAGATTATAAATGGTTTGCATAGTTTTGAAGAATCAATTCTGAGAAAGTAGAGATTTACGAATTTAGTTGCAAAACTTGGTGAGAATCTTATTACAACGTTGCAAGTTACCACTTTTGTCATATATTGTGCGAAAAACATTTACCCGCGTGTGTTTACACTAACCCAATAAATATATGATATATATCTTCACGAATATGGTCATCACTGAATTATATTAGTTACTTAATATATATTCTTACCTTATTTATCAATTAACTGTGATGAATTagtacaatttgatataaatactCCGTGAAAAAGTATCTACATTACATCTAAAATACATGATttagttattattttttatttttaaatatataatttatcattaatGACTTATTTAGGAATTCATTCCAAAATTTCTCTAGCCTTTCATCTCCATTGAGCAATCCAATTAATTGTCGTATCAGTTCTCTTTTTATAggctgtttacccgaaaaacggatagagttgaatttatatgtagttctaaggatacgtggtataactcgACATAAATTGGGAAAATAAGTAGGGATATattgaatattgactgtaaaaaggaaTGGATACAAACCCTAATTGACTAGAGAATGATTGATAAATGAACAAGATAAATCAatatcaaaaatccaaaaaaggataatatttgctagatgttatgtaaatctcaataatcttAAATGTGAGAATGTGTGAATGTATATCAATCTACTCTTTACAAATGTTAGCCACTCCtaatatagtggaggaatcctactttggatataattaaaaatacatagtgaggatcccatgatagattaattaattggcttttccttgattcaagtcgtgatttcagccgagattctctccccaaatgcggCTATAACGACTTTGTTGTTCCTTGGCTCGGTCTCGATCTcggtcggtctctgggtctcgagctcgaccttgACTTGATCTCGGTATTTGATTGGTCTTtggatctcgagctcgaccttgactcgatctcggtatttgatcggtctctgggtctcgagatCGACCTTGACTCGATCTCGGTACTGAtcagtctctgggtctcgagcttgaCCTTCCAacttcacatcatagctcgatattgtaatgacgaacctcggtccatcatgctCCAATCTTGATTAGTCGCACGAAGGGTAAACTCGATTTTGaacgtatacagatagtcccctcatttctcagaaagaaggtggcgagaaacgatatgatttttcaaccttTGACTAGATACATACTGACGTCTGCGACAAGCCCGATTGTGATATATGTGACAAatgtcccgtcggtccagttaccaaggtattaaatacgcgtcagtcgatggtcggccactgccaattttgaaccgttactgtgaaatctataaatagctcccttcttcattatttcaaacaTTTACCTTCAAATCTCTTTTCATTCCAATCTTAACAATTCTTCGCCTTCCCCAAAGATCTTTATTTCCAGGTTTTGGAATTTCTTCGCTTgttcttctcaaaacaccaaatacttcactctcccttcttctttgttcataaaaatatagatggcaaaaatatctaaaactgttccgcagaaagaggttgcttcctcatctcggccggcCAGCGAGAAAACAGTGGCGGAGCCACGCCTTGAAGAGCTTGTTCCCGGGGGGTGCGTTATTGATTTcgattttaaggtcgagaaaccctcctCGGTTGttggtcgatgcgagccggtatcgagatatatatgctcgataccaaAAAGCCTTCTTGACCTGGTGAAAAAAGACTGCTATTGGAAAaataaagaggttgtgataccggcaccagaggaggcgatcactacccacgtggaagggtacctgAATGTTTACATttatcctttcacgctgggtccccTTGATTCAGTCATCGTCGATTtttgcaagaaataccaggtgaccctcggtcaaattcacccttctttgtGGAGGATTGTGATACTGCTTCGTTTCTTTAtgagcaaaatcgacgggcttcccttcaccctcgaccacctcgtaagattatatagccctcgactttaccgaggtgggctgataaagcttcaacgccgggccaccaaggcgtttacctcgagcatagatgaagacaaagatcgaggttggatgggccggttcgttcgagtgaagacctcagacctaatcccggctgagagtatgccatttcccgagaaatggaatatgaaccgtAAGTGTGATCccgtttttagtttttgttgtttttacttcttcatcctttcttATTAGTGTTTTTCTTGACGCAGTcgttgcttggatgccgggtgcGGTTCCCCATTTCAAGAACTGGGTCAGGAGCCTGGTTTCTACGTCAACATACGCCGAGCGCGCATGgtgcgatttatcaaagggcaaGTGGGAGGCTCCTACTCATGGTAAACCTTCTTCTCGGCTCACCGATTTGCGTACCGTTCAAGCATTTTTTTCAGGCATAAGTTTtacttacttttctttctttgtaggtCTCGGAAAAGATGCGGTTATGATACCCCTATCAGGTGATGAATAAGCTTTACCGCTTATCTCAAAATCGGAGAAGGtgattaagagaaaaagggcctcggaCTCCGAGGGTCAAAAATCCAAGAAGAGAGCGGCTCGTAAACCCAAGGTGAACATAATCCCTTTGACTATGGAGTCGGTCCTGAGTCTaaaggatgaagaagaagaagaagaagaagaagaagaagaaagtgattCCGGGCTGTCCCCGATACTCAAAATACTTCAGTATCGGTGGGAGTTGATACTGCTCCATCCAGGCTtgatgaggtcgaggaggagactttgACCCAAGTTCCCGAGCCGAGGGGGACCGAGGATGTTTTACCTCGGGGCAAAGAGACCGTCGAAGAAGCTGTGGATGCCGGTGTGCAAACCGAGCTTGAGGTTCCCTAAGATGGAGGCGGCACCCAAAAAGACCTACTCGGGGCAATAGAGATCGAGGATTCCCCTTCTTTCCCTTCATTTTTTCAGTCGATGATACGTGATGCTCAAGCTGTGGAGACTTGTCACGGGGAGGGAGCCCATGGAGAGGAGGACcctttccgtggttattttaTCGGGTTAGAAGATGTCACCGGTCCGAGTGACTTGGAGGCTCTGAAAAAGAGCTCGAGCGAGGTGGGAGTGCcttgccttttcaacgaagcccaacaggccctgaatcgggtaagttcataCTTTCTTTgccaattttcatacttgtatttttctttccttgtataatcccttctttttatttttgtaggcttCTATGCTTCATCACGAGGCATTTTTCCAATCCCGAGGGGAGCTGAGCCGGTACgaaggcttactgaggagagagatgccttaaAGTTTCTCAATGAGTAGAGAGAAGGAAAAGTAAAAGGACTTCGGGTTGAGCTAGAAGCATCTCAGAAAGAACAAGCTTAGTTggccgagcaggtaaaaagaatctttgaatttAATGATATTGACTCGGGAGTGATGGCTAACAGTTCGGTCCCGCAGGTCGAGCAAAAGTTCGATGTGATCAGGCAACTTCATGTTGAAGTAGACGTAGTGAAATCGGAGGCCGAGAaatggaagaagaacatggactgcctcgcctcagaaaaggagactgcccgAACTCAACTGGCTTCGGCTGAAGCCCAACTCTGAATCTTGAAAGAGAAATCCTTGGAGCAAGCCAAGAAAATagaggagttccagtctcggttAAGCTCAGCAAATTCTAATCGAGAGAGACTGGCCAcagaacttgcagcggccaaatcggaggtcgagAAAACCATGGCCAATGCTGATGCGATGATGGACGTTTATCGATCTGATGCCgaagctgctcaggttcgagcaaaggaggttgctGAGGCTACTCAGGCTCAAgcaaactgggttgccgagcatgctaaatgtCAGTCTCGAAGGGAAActctcgaagagatccatgctcgtggcttcgatcttacaaCCGAGATCGAGAAAGCTAAGGAGCTTAAAGCCGAAACCAAAGTGTTGGCCTTTCccgatgatgatgataccgggagtACGAGCGGATCTGAAAGTGAAGGTGGCCTCGAGGGCGAAGATGCTTCTCCcggagaggactaagtcctttagtatTTTTTATGTTTCTTATAAGACCATTttggtcttttgtagagaaatttgatcgggccatgctgcccttgtaaatgatttttgaaatgtataaaaactttcttcctttctgccTTATAGAATTGTGAAGTTGCATTCTAAGGTCGGGGTTCAGATAATTTGATCAAAATCGAACtagtgtagcccttaggccttttgatcgagtgagtgcttgctcgaactcgaagtaaagtaaccaTTGGTTTTTTAGTTGAGCGAGGATAgtctctcgaactcaaagcagaaaacagcccttaggttttatggtcgagtgagtatttgttcaaactcgaagtaaaaaatagcccttaggctttatggtcgagtgagtgttttctcgaaatCGAAGTAAAagacagcccttaggctttatgatcgagtgagtgtttgctcgaactcgaagtaaaaagcagcccttaggccttatggttgagtgagtgtttgctcgaactcgaagtaaaaaataaCCCTTAGGCCTTATGgttgagtgagtatttgctcgaactcgaagtaaagtaacccttaggtttttgtAAAAAGGATTATTTATAGCCTTGTCCCCTTTCCGGCTTGAAAGagttttttatcatttgtatttgcaaaacttgtaatgccttagcatgaaatagggACTTGTTCGAGAGTTTGAACAAtgttgtactcattagagttttcgaggcttgatattatcgaagccttttatgattttgctgGGGGGGTAGCCTTTCTGACCCTGTTTTGTTACAGAATTCGAATGTCTCCGATTCATGTTAATTCGGCTGTAGCCTCTTTAGTCTGGGATTTACGTCTTGGGCCTATTTTCCCcttttacttcgagcttgcccgaagtatcagtccccgagtggggtggccgtggcctataaaaatccTTCTTTAGTTCGAGATTTGCTTCTTGGGCTTATGATCCTCGGAGTTTATATAATTTGATCTCATCAATTTTTTGGACGGCAATCCTCGATTTGTGGGAGGTAATCATTTGAACTCCggtcatggtcggcccttaagcatgTTTGCATAACATAAGTAGAAGAACCTTTCTGAGGTATGAGATATTGGTAAAGAAggaatttctctttataagtcattatacatgtgtacatgttttgagccagggctcgagcaaactatgcgggcatggttcgttttgaccatttggcccttacaaatttttcctatcgagaccctgttgccatgaagtaattttcttgcatcgaacttgatatattctaGGGAAATGCCCcgcagtattcgaggttgattgaaAAGAGGCCTTGAATACTGTTgcattgttctaagttagcacgatcaatagtttcctcattaaaaacctcatcGAAAAACCCATAtgggacaaaaccggtccaaGGGAAAatgagtgcaacgcgtgctttcagatctaAAGGCTTCTTGTTGAAGAATCCATCCCTGTTTTTGATCGAACACCTgtaagggttagttttgaaatacaaatgaacatgggagggtcgtaccttagcagtagtattgttttaggtgcgatacgttccaattgcttggtagtcgtttgccgtttatcataccgagcttgtaggatccttttttgacgatttcgagaacctgatacggtccgaGAACTCGCATGGCCAACGACGAAAGTGCGGCAGGCCTAAGTCTTTCTGAAATTCCTTCTACTTCAAAACCTCTTGGCTAGCTAGGTATTGCTTGAGACGCCTGCGGCAAACAGGAACAGTTCGTGATTATATTAAGGAATTTACTTCCTTAATGTTGAATATATAGAACATGTTGGAGGAGGACAAGTTGCATAATTATATTTCTGGAATGCAAGAATGGGCACAAAATGAACTCAGGAGGCAGAACGTAAAAGACCTCCCGAGTGCGATTGCTGCAGCAGATTCATTGGTGGATTACCACAGTACCCGAAGTCTTTCTGAAATTCCTTCTACTTCAAAACCTAAGAAAAATGTAGAGAAGAAAGGGGAATGGAGGAAGGAAGTCCGAAAAGAATTTGTGGAAAAGGGCAAGTCTGTTGCTGAAGGATTTGCTAGAAATAGAGGCAACGCTAATAAAAAGGGCGATGGTTGCTGGACTTGCGGTGGATCTCATATTGCAAAAAACTACCCAAATCGGGAACGGGTTAATGCTTTGCTTGCATCAGAAAATAATCGGGAAGGAGAAGGTGGAGAAGTTGCTGCCTTAGTGAACCCTCTGCGATTGATAAATGTTATTACGTTGCTTAATGCTACAAACAACGAGACCAACCCTCATTCTTTACTGATGCACATTGAAATGAAACTGGGAGAAAAGAGTGTAATAGCAATGGTAGATACCGGAGCTATTCACACCTTTGTCTCGACGAAATTGGTGCAAAAGTATCGGTTGAATGTAAGTAAGTGTCCCTCTTACATGAAGATTGTGAATGCTAAAGCCCAAGCCATTATGGGTATGGCTTACAATGTTCCTATGTCAATTGGGTACTGGAAGGGGAAAGCAAACTTGATGGTGATTCCACTAGAGGACTTTGAGGCGATCCTTGGAATCGACTTTATGCGGAAATATTGCTTTGTTTCAATGCCTCACTTGGATGGAGTGATGATAATGCATGAAATGGCTCCTAGTTTTGTGAAAGTTATTCATCCTTATGGGAAGGAAGAAACTCAACAAAAGGATTCATTAGTTTCTGCCATGATGGTCGAAAAAGGTTTGAAAAGGGGAGATGAGACTTTCCTTGCTTTGATGGTTGAGGTGAAGACTGATGTTCAGGTTGAAGTGCCGAACTGTGTCGCTCCAATATTGAGCGATTTTGCTGATATGATGCCACCAAAATTGCCTAGGAATTTACCACCACGGAGGGCTATTGATCACAAGATAGAGTTGCTTCCAGGTTCAGTGGCCCCTGCTCAACCTCCTTATCGGATGGCACCAAAAGAGTTGGCTGAATGACAAAAATAGTTGAACGAGTTTCTCGATGTGGGATTGATTTAGCCATCAAAAGCTCCATTTAGTGCACCTATTTTATTTCAAAAGAAACAGGATGGAACGCTTCGGATGTGTGTTGATTACAGGGCGTTGAACAAAGTGACTGTGAAAAACAAATACCCAGTTCTGTTGGTGCAGGACTTGTTGGACAGGTTAAGCAAGACTTGTTGGTTCACAAAACTTGACTTAAGGTCTGGTTATTGGCAGGTACGGATAGCTGAAGCTGATGAGTCAAAAACTACCTGTGTTACGAGGTATGGCTCATATGAATTCCTTGTTATGCCGTTCGGGTTGACAAATGTCCCTGCTACTTTTTGCAACCTGATGAATGATGTGCTGTATGAGTACTTGGATGACTTTGTTGTTGTCTATTTAGACGACATTGTTATCTATAATCGGACCTTGGATGAACATATCTCACACTTGAGAAGGGTGTTGTCTCATTTAAGAGAGTACCAACTCTATGTGAAGATGGAGAAGTGTGAGTTTTCTAGACAGGAGATTAAATTTCTTGGCCACTTGGTGAGCCAGAAACAAGTGCGGATGGACCCGAAAAAGGTGCAGGTCATTATGGAATAGCATGCGCCTATTTCTGTGAAAGAGTTGAGATCTTTCCTTGGGTTATCAAATTATTATCGGAAATTCATTGCAGGCTATTCAAAGAAAGCTGCTCCTTTGACGGATTTGTTAAAGAAAGATGCTAGGTGGGCGTGGACTGAGAAATGCAGTGGTGCATTTGACCCGTTGAAGGAAGCCATTAGCTCAGAACCTATCTTGTAGCTTCCAGATTTTGAACTGCTTTTTGAAGTTCATACTGATGCTTCCGACAAGGCGGTTGGAGGTGTGTTGGTACAAGAAGGCCACCTAGTGGTGTTTGAAAGCAAGAGGTAGAATGAAGCAGAGCAAAACATCGGACGTGGCGCGGCTGTGGCAAGGATTGGGCGTGATGGACTTGCCATTGGCCTATGTGAGAGCAAAACGATCATGCAGGACAACGAACAAGAAACATTGTTATGAGAACAAGTATTGGCAAAGGTCTTGGGACAGGAAAGATAGTCTTGGCAAAGGCTTGACAAGGCAGTGTGGGAAAGTTGGGGCGGCATGGTACAACATGCGTGCTAAAGACAAAGGTACTGGCAATTCAAGTTGTGGGAGCGCCAAGTACAGGCTAAGCTAAATCATGACAACGCAGAATGATGACAAAGGGTTTCAATAGCTAAGGCAAAGCTATGTGAGACAAAAAACCAAGCAATGGCACGGGTGAAACAAGTGTTGACAAAGACAAGGCAGAAACGCGGCTAAGGCAATGTACGAGTGACAGGAGTGTCGGGCGTGTGCGGAAAAATCATGGGCAGCAGGTTGCGGACAAGGAATTGGCGCGGAGTAATGTCAAGATCATCCAAGGCTGGGTGCAATTCCAGCCTTGGGGCATGCAATAGCTGACCAAGAAAAAGGGGCACATGCAGAGCACATGCCAAAGCAGTGGGCCATTGTATTTTTGTAATGACTTGTACCCATGTCTGTCTAGTGCTTGTAGCTAATATCATTTCGTGTAGATAATGGCCTATGTAGTTGGGGGATGTCAACTACAAGATAGAATCAGATGTAGCAAAAGTTGTGTACAAGGCATATTTCAGTGGGTGGTGGGACCAGTGCTCCACAAACATGGCTAAGTGCTTCACCAACAGGGCTGAGTGCTCCACAAAATGGAGCTAAGTGCTAAAGAGGACCATTTCATGGAAGTGCTTATTTAGTGCTTTGACTGGAAAAAGCACCAGGATGGAATTGCCCCTTTGTAAGTTGCCCCTTCAAATCTGCCAGTGGCAGCccctatatttatatatatgggggcatttcgtgaa
This sequence is a window from Nicotiana tomentosiformis chromosome 5, ASM39032v3, whole genome shotgun sequence. Protein-coding genes within it:
- the LOC138892614 gene encoding uncharacterized protein produces the protein MLEEDKLHNYISGMQEWAQNELRRQNVKDLPSAIAAADSLVDYHSTRSLSEIPSTSKPKKNVEKKGEWRKEVRKEFVEKGKSVAEGFARNRGNANKKGDGCWTCGGSHIAKNYPNRERVNALLASENNREGEGGEVAALVNPLRLINVITLLNATNNETNPHSLLMHIEMKLGEKSVIAMVDTGAIHTFVSTKLVQKYRLNVSKCPSYMKIVNAKAQAIMGMAYNVPMSIGYWKGKANLMVIPLEDFEAILGIDFMRKYCFVSMPHLDGVMIMHEMAPSFVKVIHPYGKEETQQKDSLVSAMMVEKGLKRGDETFLALMVEVKTDVQVEVPNCVAPILSDFADMMPPKLPRNLPPRRAIDHKIELLPGSVAPAQPPYRMAPKELAE